A window from Notolabrus celidotus isolate fNotCel1 unplaced genomic scaffold, fNotCel1.pri scaffold_530_arrow_ctg1, whole genome shotgun sequence encodes these proteins:
- the LOC117809895 gene encoding actin-binding Rho-activating protein-like — protein MSGGATTTVPPQEPQAFKRAVRKIKCAAMVASLAKSWQGWANDHSNQQDAIPTGWMPSSVEEVDEKERSHVVKLTVKPRSITADPSDSGGSKIRACTVTKTVQPKRSECSSSDVVNAIRGKMESGPEQSKPFLGNESPTRRRQMRALQHAGEGSGVIQDRKLMLQEKKLSSRSSSVDTEDSGIGEEAGLSDNSESKNEETDILFKKHTTRPK, from the coding sequence ATGAGCGGCGGTGCGACCACCACAGTCCCCCCACAGGAGCCCCAAGCTTTCAAACGTGCAGTGCGAAAGATAAAATGCGCCGCCATGGTGGCCAGCTTGGCGAAGAGCTGGCAGGGCTGGGCCAACGATCACTCCAACCAGCAGGACGCCATCCCGACCGGCTGGATGCCTTCATCCGTGGAGGAGGTGGACGAAAAGGAGCGCAGCCACGTCGTCAAACTCACCGTCAAGCCGCGTAGCATCACGGCGGATCCAAGCGACTCCGGCGGGAGCAAGATCCGGGCCTGCACCGTGACCAAGACCGTGCAGCCCAAGCGCAGCGAGTGCAGCAGCAGCGACGTCGTCAACGCCATCCGAGGGAAGATGGAGTCAGGCCCGGAGCAGAGCAAGCCGTTCTTAGGCAACGAGTCGCCGACGCGGCGGCGTCAGATGAGGGCGCTGCAGCACGCGGGAGAGGGAAGCGGCGTCATCCAGGACAGGAAGCTGATGCTGCAGGAGAAGAAGCTCAGTTCGAGGAGCAGCAGCGTGGACACGGAGGACAGCGGGATCggagaggaggcggggcttagcGACAACAGCGAATCGAAGAACGAGGAGACAGACATCCTGTTCAAGAAACACACCACGAGGCCGAAG